One region of Quercus lobata isolate SW786 chromosome 2, ValleyOak3.0 Primary Assembly, whole genome shotgun sequence genomic DNA includes:
- the LOC115975804 gene encoding membrane protein PM19L-like translates to MAVGRRSRDLIGPLLVFNFVVCLIVLGLAGWSLDKYIDGEQNHPHLGGNSSTSFMLIFALIAGVVGACSVLPGLVHLRAWRSDSLAVAGSLAVLSWAITALAFGLVCKEIILGGRRGKRLQTLEGLIFISLLSQLLYMGVLHAGVFDNSYGPGYRSYDVDKDHAGGGTAMGHEPQNPGTSDVI, encoded by the exons ATGGCTGTTGGAAGGCGTAGTAGAGACCTGATAGGTCCTCTTTTGGTGTTCAACTTTGTGGTGTGTCTTATTGTTCTTGGACTGGCTGGATGGTCCCTTGACAAGTATATTGATGGTGAACAGAATCATCCAc ATTTGGGTGGGAATTCATCAACAAGCTTTATGTTGATCTTTGCTTTGATAGCTGGGGTGGTTGGTGCTTGTTCTGTGCTTCCTGGGCTAGTGCATCTTCGGGCATGGCGGAGTGACAGTTTGGCTGTGGCAGGCTCTTTAGCAGTTCTCTCCTGGGCCATTACAGCTCTTGCTTTCGG tCTGGTATGCAAGGAAATCATTTTGGGAGGACGCAGAGGTAAACGTCTG CAAACATTGGAGGGCCTCATATTCATATCACTACTGAGTCAGTTGCTGTATATGGGGGTTCTGCATGCTGGGGTGTTTGACAACAGCTATGGACCAGGTTATCGTAGCTACGACGTCGACAAGGACCATGCTGGTGGCGGCACTGCCATGGGTCATGAACCCCAGAATCCCGGAACTTCTGATGTAATCTGA